From the genome of Nitrospirota bacterium:
CTCTCATCGTTGCGCGCTCGATTAACGTCGCCCCCACTTGCAACAAACGGCCCTCTGCATCCATCCTATCCGAGTTGCAAAGCACAAGAACCGCATCAGGTTCCGCACTCAAGACAGCTACCTGCTGTTCGAGCTTGCGTGGGTACCAATAATCATCATGGTCGAGGAAGGCGATATATTGCGCCGTCGCTTTTCGAACTCCTTCATTCCGTCCTCCGCAGGGTCCCCGGTTCTGCCGCCGCAAGACTCGTATGCGTTCCCCGTACCCTTCCAAGATTGACCTAGTTTCATCCGTAGAGCCATTGCCTATGCAGATGACTTCAAAATCACGGAAGGTCTGTGCAAAGACGCTGTCCAAAGCTTCCTTGATATACCGCGCTCCATTATAAACGGGAAGAACTACCGTCACTTGTGGCATACCCATTTCCCCTGCAACGACTCCATGTGAATCTGGAAATGTTTCTTCCCCGCTAGACTTGAGATAACAGCGACGGCGCGCTCCATTAGCCCGTGCTTAGCAACCCCGTTCTCCCCAATAAGCAACCCCTGTCCTGTCGACCTCCCTAATCTCTACGCGAACGACTCTTGAGGACTCAGCCTAGTGAGAAACACCGTCAACCGATACCTTCCTCGTGATGAAATCGGCAACCACCGCATGGCCATACCCGTTCAAGTGCGAGTCATCCTGCCACCAGAGCAACACTCCGTATGCATCAAAACTTCTCTGAGATTCTGTTACGAAGTATGATTTACTATCGAAACACTGAAGTCGAACTCGCTGGCACGCACCGAGCACCGCTAGGGCAAAACCAGAAGGGCCTGCGTCTTCGACCCTCGGCAACCGACTCTCAAGTATCCAACGATAGACCTCACCCTTCGTCGGAAGAATCACAATCCCTACCCGCATCCGACGCGCAGTCGCCAAGTCTCGCACAGCCTCTAGCGATCGTTCCAGGCCGGGAAAGTTTTGGTGTCTCTCCACCTCCTCACGAGACAGCTGGGACCAAGCTTCATGCGCGCGCGCAAAGAGCACAGGCCTCCCGTCGGGAAGCCGACGCTCGATCACTCCATCGCCGGGACCGTTCATCCGCGCCCGGAGTCCTGCCATCACCTGATTGAGCGGCGAGCGGTTCCGGAAAGTGCGGAACTGTACCATCCGGGCTGCCAGCCAATTGTTGCGAGGCAACGCTCCCGGGTCCCAGACGATTCCATAGCCATCATCGAGGTCATTGCCTTCATAGAGCGTCCAGATCAACCAGGCCCCGGGGGCCAGAGATAGGCGAGGCCCTTCGATGGCAAAATTCACAAATTGGTCGTAGGGCCCGCCGGGATAGGACAAGTTATAGACACGATGGCCACTCTTCTCCAGCAAACTGGCAAACACTTGATCTTGCG
Proteins encoded in this window:
- a CDS encoding SGNH/GDSL hydrolase family protein, with translation MLLGSDRDTSLGWTRLRERGPLALAAALATATLYAEGVLKSGWIEVVLLAPVAWFFLASRVSFLLPNLLVSLISLCLAVSGLDLCLRPIIGTRLHYTPSNMFTRKLPELPIVGRWDPHVAYRGEAYGDLAAIAGEPALREPRSIVFETDAAGFRNRDIEGPVDVVVLGDSFSAGVGTTQDQVFASLLEKSGHRVYNLSYPGGPYDQFVNFAIEGPRLSLAPGAWLIWTLYEGNDLDDGYGIVWDPGALPRNNWLAARMVQFRTFRNRSPLNQVMAGLRARMNGPGDGVIERRLPDGRPVLFARAHEAWSQLSREEVERHQNFPGLERSLEAVRDLATARRMRVGIVILPTKGEVYRWILESRLPRVEDAGPSGFALAVLGACQRVRLQCFDSKSYFVTESQRSFDAYGVLLWWQDDSHLNGYGHAVVADFITRKVSVDGVSH